The following coding sequences lie in one Rutidosis leptorrhynchoides isolate AG116_Rl617_1_P2 chromosome 4, CSIRO_AGI_Rlap_v1, whole genome shotgun sequence genomic window:
- the LOC139904086 gene encoding peroxidase 16-like, whose translation MKKILCLLFLCFFVVSSYAQLRQNFYQSTCPNVESIVKVAVTKKFQQTFVTIPGTLRLFFHDCFVRGCDASIFLSNGNNAEKDHHDDQSLAGDGFDTVIQAKAALDSNPICRNKVSCADILALATRDVVALAGGPSYKVELGRRDGRISTKASVQHRLPHADFNLNQLNTMFAAHGLSQTDMIALSGAHTLGFSHCGQFSKRIYSKAGIDPTLNRQYALELRQMCPVNVDPRIAINMDPTTPRTFDNAYYKNLQQGKGLFTSDQVLFTDTRSRPTVNLFASDNNAFNQAFVNAITKLGRVGVLTGNQGEIRRDCNRVN comes from the exons ATGAAGAAAATACTCTGTTTGCTATTCCTCTGTTTCTTTGTAGTTTCATCTTATGCTCAACTTAGACAAAACTTCTATCAATCTACTTGCCCAAATGTTGAATCGATCGTAAAAGTAGCCGTCACCAAGAAATTCCAGCAAACATTCGTCACTATTCCGGGCACTCTTCGCCTCTTCTTTCACGACTGTTTTGTTCGG GGATGTGATGCTTCGATTTTTCTGTCCAATGGAAACAACGCCGAAAAGGACCACCATGATGATCAGTCGCTCGCTGGTGATGGATTTGATACTGTCATCCAAGCGAAGGCCGCCCTTGACAGCAATCCTATTTGTCGGAATAAAGTTTCTTGTGCGGATATATTAGCTCTTGCCACTAGAGATGTTGTTGCGTTG GCAGGTGGGCCATCCTACAAGGTGGAATTAGGAAGAAGAGATGGGAGAATATCTACAAAAGCAAGTGTACAACACAGACTTCCACATGCAGACTTTAACTTGAACCAACTTAACACCATGTTTGCTGCTCATGGTCTATCTCAAACCGATATGATTGCACTTTCAG GTGCACATACACTTGGATTCTCACATTGTGGTCAATTCTCGAAACGTATATATTCAAAGGCTGGGATTGACCCAACCCTTAATCGACAATACGCTCTTGAGCTAAGACAGATGTGTCCAGTCAATGTGGACCCACGGATCGCGATTAACATGGACCCCACCACCCCACGCACTTTTGACAATGCGTATTATAAGAATCTACAGCAGGGGAAGGGCCTATTTACTTCTGACCAAGTTTTGTTTACTGATACTCGATCAAGGCCAACGGTTAACCTATTTGCGTCTGACAACAATGCCTTTAATCAGGCTTTCGTGAACGCTATTACCAAGCTCGGTCGTGTTGGGGTTTTGACTGGTAACCAAGGTGAAATTAGACGCGATTGTAACAGAGTGAATTAA